A genomic stretch from Halorhodospira halophila SL1 includes:
- a CDS encoding antitoxin: MSEHITRVFQNGNSQAVRIPAAYRLDSDRVLIERNERGDLVLHPLPERRGDSLLAALEGFDDEFIAALEEERDQPQPPQDRESL, translated from the coding sequence ATGAGCGAACACATTACCCGCGTATTCCAGAACGGAAACAGCCAGGCGGTGCGTATCCCCGCCGCATACCGCCTGGATAGCGACCGCGTTTTGATCGAGCGCAATGAACGCGGCGATCTGGTGTTGCATCCGTTGCCCGAGAGGCGCGGCGATTCACTGCTGGCGGCCCTGGAGGGGTTTGACGACGAGTTCATTGCGGCCTTGGAAGAGGAGCGGGACCAGCCGCAACCACCCCAGGACCGGGAGTCGCTGTGA